The segment GCATGGTCACGCTGGGCAAGACCAATATGGACGAGTTCGCGATGGGCTCGTCCAACGAGAACTCGCATTTCGGCCCGGTGCGCAACCCCTGGGACACCAGCCGCGTGCCCGGCGGCTCGTCGGGCGGCTCGGCCGCGGCCGTGGCCGCCGGCCTGGCCCCCGCCGCCACCGGCACCGACACCGGCGGCTCGATCCGCCAGCCGTCGTCGTTCTCGGGCATCACCGGCATCAAGCCGACCTACGGCCGCGTGTCGCGCTACGGCATGATCGCCTTCGCCTCGTCGCTGGACCAGGCCGGCCCGATGGCCCATAGCGCCGAAGACTGCGCGCTGCTGCTCAACGCCATGGCCGGCTTCGACCCCAGGGACTCCACCAGCATCACGCCCGCGCAGGGCGGCGTGGACGAGGACTACACCCGCCTGCTGGGCCAGCCGCGCGCCGGCGCCACTACCGAGCGCCCGCTCGCCGGCCTGCGCATCGGCCTGCCGAAGGAATACTTCGGCAAGGGCCTGTCGGCCGACGTCGAGCAGGCCGTGCGCGCCGCGCTGGCCGAGTATGAAAAGCTGGGCGCCACGCTGGTCGAGGTGACGCTGCCAAAGACCGAGCTGTCGATCCCGGTGTACTACGTGATCGCGCCGGCCGAGGCCTCGTCCAACCTGTCGCGCTTTGACGGCGTGCGCTACGGCCACCGCGCGGCCGAATACCGCGACCTGCTCGACATGTACAAGAAGAGCCGCGCCGAAGGCTTCGGCGCCGAGGTCAAGCGCCGCATCATGGTCGGCACCTATGTGCTGTCGCATGGCTACTACGACGCCTACTACCTGCAGGCGCAGAAGATCCGCCGCATCATCGCCGACGACTTCCAGCGTGCCTTCGCCCAGTGCGACGTGATCATGGGGCCGGTGGCGCCGACGGTGGCGTGGAAACTGGGCGAGAAGACCTCGGACCCGGTGCAGATGTACCTGGCCGATATCTTCACGCTGTCGACCAGCCTGGCCGGCCTGCCCGGCATGAGCGTGCCGTGCGGCTTTGGCGAGGCCGGCATGCCGGTGGGCCTGCAGCTGATCGGCAACTACTTCGACGAGGCGCGCCTGCTGCAGACCGCGCACGCGTTCCAGCAGGCGACCGACTGGCACCTGCGCCGTCCGGGCAAGGCATGAACATGACCGCGCGCTCCTCGCTGACCCTGCGCCTGATGGCCGCGGCCGCGCTCGCCGCGGCGGTGGCCGGCTGCATCCCGCTGCCGGGCGGGCTGGGCCGGCCCGCTCCAATCGCCAGCCGCGACATCGACCTGGCCGGCGACTGCCGCCGCACCGAGGAAGACGGCTTCCGCGAAGACGCCCAGCTGCGCGTGTCGGACAACAGCGTGCAGCAGCTGTCGTGGAAGCTGTGGGTAGGCAAGCGCGGCTCGTGCAGCTTCAACCTGGCGGACTTCCGCCAGGTCCAGAAGAAGCCGCATATCGAGCTGCGCGCCAATGACGGCAGCGGCTGCAAGCTGATGGTCTGGCAGGACCCGCGCCGCGTTACGCTGGCGCACGCCAACTGCCAGCAGCGCTGCACCCCCGGCGTCTACGAAGAAGCCTGGCCCGTGATGTTCGAGCCGGGCAGCGGCGCCTGCGCCCGCACGCGCTGAAGCCACCGAAGCCGGCCATGACCCACGCACCCGCCACCCCGCAACGCTCACCGCGCACCGCCCGTCCGGCGGTGGCGGTGCTGCGCGCCGCGGTGGCACTGGGGCTGGGCGCATGGCTGGCCGGCGCATCCGCGCATACACCGGAACTGCCCGCGCCCGCGCTGGCGCAGCCGGCGCCGCTGACGCCCGCCGGCGTGCTGGCGCCGAATGCGGTGAGCCGGGCCGCGCCAGGATCCGCGGCCACGGCACCCGTGCCGGCGCAGCGTGTCCAGCTGCGCGGCGATGCGGCCACGCCCGCGCTCACCGCCTACTGGTTCCTGCCGCGCGAGGGCGCCACCCCGCGCGCGCTGCCGGTGGTGGTGGCGTTGCACGGCTGCGGCGGCCTGCTGTCCGCGCGCCCCGCGCGCGCGAGCGCGGCGGGTGCCGCCGGAACCGCCCAGGCGGACGTTTCCGGACTGCTGCAGCAACGCTACCGCGAATACGCGCACTGGCTGAACGAGCGCGGCTATGCCGTGCTGATGCCCGACAGCTTCAGCGCGCGCGGCAGGCCCCACGGCATCTGCTCCGAACCCATCGACGCGCGCGGCATCGACGACCGCACGCGCCGCGCCGATGCGCTGGCCGCGCTGCGCTGGGTGGCGCAGCAGCCGGCGGTCGACACCGCGCGTATCGTGCTGCTGGGCTGGTCCAACGGCGCGCAGGCGGTGCTGGCCACCGTCGATGCCAGCCGCCCGTGGCCGGCCGGCACGCCCCAGGTGGAGCGTGCGGTGGCGTTCTACCCGGGCTGCAGGCGCGCCGTGCAGCAGCACAACTTCCGCCTGCGCGCGCCTATGCTGCTGATGATCGGCGGCGCCGACGACTGGACGCCCGCCACCCGCTGCGCCATGCTGCAAAGCGCGGTGCTGGCGCGCCAGCCGGGCGCGCGCTTCCGGCTGGAGATCTACCCCGGCGCCTATCACGGCTTTGACGGCACCAGCGAGCTGCATATGCGCCGCGACGTACCGGCGGGCATGCGCAAGACCCAGGGCGTCACCGTCGGCGGCGATGCGGTGGCCCGCGTGGCCGCGCTGGCCCAGCTCGACTCATGGCTTGCCAGCCCCGACCCCTGAGGGCCGGGGCAAGACCAGACTGAACCCCGGGGCGGCTGCGCCGCTCCACCGCAACAGACAGAACCGAAAGAACCGAACAGGAATACCGCCATGCAATGGGAAGTGGTGATCGGCCTCGAAACGCACGCTCAGCTTTCGACGGCCTCCAAGATTTTTTCCGGCACCTCCACCGCCTTCGGGGCCGAGGCCAACACGCAGGCCTCGCCGGTGGACCTGGCGCTGCCGGGCGTGCTGCCGGTGCTCAACAAGGGCGCGGTCGAGCGCGCCATCCAGTTCGGCCTGGCGATCGGCGCCACCATTTCGCCGCGCAGCGTCTTTGCGCGCAAGAACTACTTC is part of the Cupriavidus necator genome and harbors:
- a CDS encoding dienelactone hydrolase family protein; this translates as MTHAPATPQRSPRTARPAVAVLRAAVALGLGAWLAGASAHTPELPAPALAQPAPLTPAGVLAPNAVSRAAPGSAATAPVPAQRVQLRGDAATPALTAYWFLPREGATPRALPVVVALHGCGGLLSARPARASAAGAAGTAQADVSGLLQQRYREYAHWLNERGYAVLMPDSFSARGRPHGICSEPIDARGIDDRTRRADALAALRWVAQQPAVDTARIVLLGWSNGAQAVLATVDASRPWPAGTPQVERAVAFYPGCRRAVQQHNFRLRAPMLLMIGGADDWTPATRCAMLQSAVLARQPGARFRLEIYPGAYHGFDGTSELHMRRDVPAGMRKTQGVTVGGDAVARVAALAQLDSWLASPDP
- the gatA gene encoding Asp-tRNA(Asn)/Glu-tRNA(Gln) amidotransferase subunit GatA — translated: MPFSADSVTSLRQLADALAARSVSAEELAREYLARIEQAAALNAFIHVDAERTLAQARAADERRARGEAAPLTGVPIAHKDVFVTRGWRATAGSKMLANYESPFDATVVERMAAAGMVTLGKTNMDEFAMGSSNENSHFGPVRNPWDTSRVPGGSSGGSAAAVAAGLAPAATGTDTGGSIRQPSSFSGITGIKPTYGRVSRYGMIAFASSLDQAGPMAHSAEDCALLLNAMAGFDPRDSTSITPAQGGVDEDYTRLLGQPRAGATTERPLAGLRIGLPKEYFGKGLSADVEQAVRAALAEYEKLGATLVEVTLPKTELSIPVYYVIAPAEASSNLSRFDGVRYGHRAAEYRDLLDMYKKSRAEGFGAEVKRRIMVGTYVLSHGYYDAYYLQAQKIRRIIADDFQRAFAQCDVIMGPVAPTVAWKLGEKTSDPVQMYLADIFTLSTSLAGLPGMSVPCGFGEAGMPVGLQLIGNYFDEARLLQTAHAFQQATDWHLRRPGKA